The following proteins come from a genomic window of Oricola thermophila:
- the soxB gene encoding thiosulfohydrolase SoxB — MFSRREFLMASVAAAAVAGPGLVGSWSRAMAQQAISEDDLLSFDATGNVTLVHITDIHAQLKPLYFREPSINLGVGEVTGLPPHVTGKDFLELYNIEPGTPHAYALTSEDFVSLARTYGMMGGLDRCATVIKSIRAERGDDNVLLLDGGDTWQGSYTSLKTEGADMVEVMNALKPDAMTGHWEFTYGADRVTELVDSLPFAFLGGNIYDAEWNEPAFEAYRIFDKGGVRVAVIGQAFPYTPIANPRWMFPNWSFGIREEDVVANVAAAREEGADVVVLLSHNGFDVDRKLASRVDGIDVILTGHTHDALPEPVIVNDTLVIASGSNGKFISRVDLDVRDGAVQGYKYKLIPIFSDVITPDAEVSALIDKVREPYEAELSRVLGKTDSLLYRRGNFNGTFDDLICDALISERDADIALSPGFRWGTSLLPGQSITVEDLHNATSMTYPSAYRSMMTGSTLKDIIEDVADNLFNTDPYYQQGGDMVRVGGMGYRINVHERMGSRISDMTLLKTGEPIEADKEYAVAGWASVNEGTEGPAIWDVVESYLAKNPVVQLKENTSVIVDA; from the coding sequence ATGTTCTCACGTCGCGAATTCTTGATGGCATCTGTCGCAGCGGCCGCCGTGGCCGGTCCCGGGCTCGTCGGAAGCTGGTCCCGCGCGATGGCGCAGCAGGCGATCTCGGAGGATGACCTGCTGTCGTTCGACGCGACCGGCAATGTCACGCTCGTGCACATCACGGACATACACGCCCAGCTCAAGCCGCTCTACTTCCGCGAGCCGTCGATCAATCTCGGCGTCGGCGAGGTGACCGGATTGCCGCCGCATGTCACCGGCAAGGACTTTCTCGAGCTCTACAATATCGAGCCCGGCACACCCCATGCCTATGCCCTGACGTCGGAGGATTTCGTCTCGCTGGCGAGGACATACGGCATGATGGGCGGGCTGGATCGCTGCGCAACGGTCATCAAGAGCATCCGTGCCGAGCGCGGCGACGACAATGTGCTGCTGCTCGACGGCGGGGACACCTGGCAGGGTTCCTACACTTCGCTCAAGACCGAGGGCGCGGATATGGTCGAGGTCATGAACGCCCTCAAGCCGGATGCCATGACAGGCCACTGGGAGTTCACCTATGGCGCCGACCGGGTCACGGAACTGGTCGACAGCCTGCCCTTCGCGTTCCTCGGCGGCAACATCTATGATGCCGAGTGGAACGAGCCGGCCTTCGAGGCCTACCGGATCTTCGACAAGGGCGGCGTGCGTGTCGCCGTCATCGGCCAGGCCTTCCCCTACACGCCGATTGCCAATCCGCGCTGGATGTTCCCGAACTGGTCCTTCGGAATTCGCGAGGAGGATGTGGTCGCCAATGTGGCGGCGGCTCGCGAGGAAGGGGCCGACGTGGTCGTTCTTCTTTCTCACAACGGTTTCGACGTGGACCGGAAGCTCGCCTCACGGGTCGACGGCATCGACGTGATCCTGACCGGCCATACGCACGACGCGCTGCCGGAGCCGGTAATCGTGAACGACACGCTTGTTATCGCCTCGGGCTCCAACGGCAAGTTCATCAGCCGTGTCGATCTCGACGTGCGCGACGGTGCGGTGCAGGGCTACAAGTACAAGCTGATACCGATCTTCTCCGATGTCATCACGCCGGATGCCGAGGTCTCTGCCCTTATCGACAAGGTGCGCGAACCCTACGAGGCGGAACTGTCCCGGGTCTTGGGAAAGACGGACTCGCTGCTCTACAGGCGCGGCAACTTCAACGGCACCTTCGACGACCTGATCTGCGATGCGCTGATCTCCGAGCGGGATGCCGATATCGCCCTGTCTCCGGGATTCCGCTGGGGCACCAGCCTGCTGCCGGGCCAGTCGATAACGGTGGAAGACCTGCACAACGCGACGTCGATGACCTATCCGTCCGCCTATCGCTCGATGATGACGGGTTCGACGCTCAAGGACATCATCGAGGATGTCGCTGACAACCTGTTCAATACCGATCCCTACTATCAGCAGGGCGGCGACATGGTGCGGGTCGGCGGCATGGGCTACCGGATCAACGTGCACGAGCGGATGGGCTCGCGCATATCCGACATGACGCTGCTGAAGACCGGCGAGCCGATCGAGGCCGACAAGGAGTATGCAGTTGCGGGCTGGGCGTCGGTCAACGAGGGCACCGAGGGGCCGGCCATCTGGGATGTCGTCGAGAGCTACCTGGCGAAAAACCCGGTCGTGCAGCTGAAGGAAAACACCTCGGTCATCGTCGACGCCTGA
- the soxA gene encoding sulfur oxidation c-type cytochrome SoxA, which produces MKKILVTTAAIALAGACSATAFAGGPVDEQLVIDGEIEMTTRTAPPEGHPLDELISGWHYRTKETRELEADTFENPAMLYVEQGEEIWNTVEGTEGKSCASCHGDASESMAGVGAHYPKWDAEAGRPINIELQINKCREERMGAEPYAFDKGGQKPLTAYIKHQSLGEPMSIDLAEGDMQSWWERGKEMYYTRTGQLNLSCANCHEDHNGEYIRADHLSQGQVNGFPTYRLKQASLVSLHNRFRGCIRDTRAEYPAAFSDELMALEVYVTWRGTGLSVETPAVRQ; this is translated from the coding sequence ATGAAGAAAATTCTTGTCACTACGGCCGCTATCGCGTTGGCCGGCGCCTGCAGCGCCACCGCGTTCGCCGGCGGACCCGTCGATGAGCAGCTTGTCATTGACGGTGAAATCGAAATGACAACCCGCACTGCGCCACCGGAGGGGCATCCGCTCGATGAACTGATTTCCGGCTGGCACTATCGAACCAAGGAAACGCGGGAACTCGAGGCGGATACGTTCGAGAATCCGGCCATGCTTTACGTGGAGCAGGGCGAGGAGATCTGGAACACCGTGGAAGGCACGGAAGGAAAATCCTGCGCGAGCTGCCACGGAGATGCCTCGGAATCCATGGCGGGTGTCGGCGCTCACTATCCGAAATGGGATGCCGAGGCGGGCCGGCCCATCAATATCGAGTTGCAGATCAACAAGTGCCGCGAGGAGCGGATGGGTGCCGAACCCTACGCGTTCGACAAGGGCGGCCAGAAGCCGCTCACGGCCTACATCAAGCACCAGTCGCTTGGCGAGCCGATGTCGATCGACCTGGCCGAGGGCGACATGCAGAGCTGGTGGGAGCGGGGCAAGGAGATGTACTATACCCGCACCGGGCAGCTCAACCTTTCCTGCGCCAACTGCCACGAGGATCACAATGGCGAGTACATCCGCGCCGACCATCTCAGCCAGGGGCAGGTCAACGGTTTCCCGACCTATCGTCTCAAGCAGGCGTCGCTGGTGTCGCTGCACAACCGTTTCCGCGGTTGCATCCGCGATACGCGGGCGGAATATCCCGCGGCCTTCTCGGATGAGTTGATGGCACTGGAGGTCTACGTGACCTGGCGCGGAACCGGGCTTTCGGTCGAAACGCCGGCAGTCCGCCAGTAG
- a CDS encoding c-type cytochrome, translating to MLKYLKASLLTVAVATLATQAAAQDPAQGEKVFRKCAACHSVGEGAKSRVGPHLNDLFGRKAGTVDGFKYSAAMVAAGEGGIVWDERTLTQFLIKPRDLIKGTRMAFAGLRTSGDVANVLEYLKTFDKDMAASVETAEAPTGEEKAVEVAKADAPALAADAPLPDHDGVFGLGRVATDDEIAAWDIDVRPDGTGLPVGRGTVADGEVLYTDNCAVCHGDFGEAVGRWPVLAGGHDTLTDERPEKTIGSYWPYLSTVYDYVRRAMPFGNARSLSDDDVYAITAYLLYLNDIVDDENFELSNENFAEVRLPNEDNFIPDDRLKEPHYADKKEACMTDCKPGPVEITMRARVLDVTPEGGDDDESVGGGID from the coding sequence ATGTTGAAGTATCTTAAGGCCTCGCTGCTGACCGTCGCCGTCGCAACGCTTGCAACCCAGGCTGCCGCCCAGGATCCGGCACAGGGCGAAAAGGTCTTTCGCAAATGCGCGGCATGCCACTCGGTGGGCGAGGGCGCCAAGAGCCGGGTCGGGCCTCACCTCAACGACCTGTTCGGCCGGAAGGCCGGGACGGTTGACGGGTTCAAGTACTCGGCCGCCATGGTCGCTGCCGGCGAGGGCGGTATCGTCTGGGACGAGCGCACGCTGACCCAGTTCCTGATAAAGCCGCGTGACCTGATAAAGGGAACCAGGATGGCCTTCGCGGGGCTGCGCACGTCAGGCGACGTCGCCAATGTCCTCGAGTATCTGAAGACCTTCGACAAGGATATGGCCGCGTCCGTCGAGACGGCGGAGGCGCCGACGGGCGAGGAAAAGGCTGTCGAGGTCGCGAAGGCCGACGCCCCGGCGCTCGCAGCCGACGCTCCGCTGCCCGATCATGACGGCGTCTTCGGACTGGGACGCGTGGCCACGGATGACGAGATCGCTGCCTGGGACATCGATGTCCGTCCGGATGGCACGGGCCTGCCCGTCGGTCGCGGAACGGTCGCGGACGGGGAGGTGCTCTATACCGACAACTGTGCTGTCTGCCATGGCGACTTCGGCGAGGCGGTCGGGCGCTGGCCGGTTCTGGCGGGTGGTCACGATACGCTGACCGACGAGCGGCCGGAGAAGACGATCGGTTCCTACTGGCCGTATCTGTCGACCGTCTATGACTATGTTCGCAGGGCAATGCCGTTCGGCAACGCGCGTTCGCTGTCCGATGACGATGTCTATGCGATCACGGCATATCTGCTGTATCTCAACGATATCGTCGACGACGAGAACTTCGAGCTGTCGAACGAGAATTTCGCCGAGGTCCGTCTTCCCAACGAGGACAACTTCATACCGGACGACCGGCTGAAGGAACCGCATTACGCGGACAAGAAGGAAGCCTGCATGACCGATTGCAAACCGGGTCCCGTCGAAATCACCATGCGGGCCCGCGTGCTTGACGTCACGCCGGAAGGTGGAGACGATGATGAGAGCGTAGGCGGCGGAATCGACTAG
- a CDS encoding YeeE/YedE family protein, protein MDFVPLIDAIGEPATFAVIGLALGLAFGVLAERTGFCTRSAALELSNGKPGRMLPLWLVAFAAAILATQALVAAGAVDLSDTRFFGTAQSLSGAVIGGTLFGGGMVLTRGCASRLLVLGSSGNLRAVFSIAVIAVVAWATYQGPLVPIRNSVAGLLMTSSIGTNDLAAVTGTGAYTGLGAGLLLAILAGTVAVLRGLPVLQAIAGIAIGGLIAAGWYLTYHFSLQVFEPVQADSLSFMRPLANTLNFAASGGDESFLSMDVGLFAGTVLGALAASILSGSFRIRTFAEPGTPHWLRYAAGSVLMGFGGILAVGCTIGAGFTGGAVMAISSLFALASMILSAMITDRLVDRNRRSRPQRSATAMAAR, encoded by the coding sequence ATGGACTTCGTACCCCTCATCGACGCCATCGGCGAACCCGCGACATTTGCCGTCATCGGCCTGGCACTTGGGCTTGCCTTCGGAGTGCTTGCCGAGCGTACCGGTTTCTGCACCCGTTCCGCAGCGCTGGAATTGTCGAACGGCAAGCCGGGACGCATGTTGCCGCTGTGGCTGGTCGCATTCGCCGCCGCCATCCTCGCAACGCAGGCGCTTGTCGCGGCCGGGGCGGTCGACCTTTCCGACACACGTTTCTTCGGCACGGCCCAAAGCCTGTCAGGCGCCGTGATCGGGGGCACGCTGTTCGGCGGCGGCATGGTCCTGACGCGCGGCTGCGCCAGCCGCCTTCTCGTGCTCGGATCGTCGGGAAACCTGCGCGCCGTGTTCTCGATTGCCGTGATCGCCGTTGTCGCCTGGGCCACCTACCAGGGACCGCTCGTGCCAATACGCAACTCGGTCGCCGGGCTGCTGATGACCTCGTCCATCGGAACCAACGATCTCGCGGCAGTCACGGGCACCGGAGCATATACCGGGCTCGGCGCCGGGCTCCTGCTCGCTATCCTCGCCGGCACGGTGGCGGTTCTGCGCGGGCTCCCTGTGCTTCAAGCAATCGCGGGGATCGCAATTGGCGGCCTTATCGCCGCGGGCTGGTACCTGACCTATCATTTCTCGCTCCAGGTCTTCGAGCCCGTCCAGGCCGACAGCCTGTCCTTCATGCGCCCGCTGGCCAACACGTTGAACTTCGCCGCCTCCGGCGGCGACGAGTCCTTCCTTTCCATGGATGTCGGCCTGTTTGCCGGCACCGTGCTCGGCGCCCTCGCAGCGTCCATTCTCTCGGGCTCGTTCCGCATCCGCACCTTCGCCGAGCCGGGCACACCGCACTGGCTGCGCTATGCGGCAGGCAGCGTCCTGATGGGTTTTGGCGGCATTCTCGCGGTCGGCTGCACCATTGGAGCCGGCTTCACCGGCGGCGCGGTAATGGCGATCTCGTCGCTTTTCGCGCTCGCTTCGATGATCCTGTCCGCCATGATCACCGACCGCTTGGTGGACAGAAACAGGCGCTCGCGGCCACAACGCTCAGCAACCGCCATGGCGGCGCGATGA
- a CDS encoding NAD(P)/FAD-dependent oxidoreductase produces the protein MTQFTRRRFGLVVGAGAATLAMPAYLRAQGNPKVVVIGGGAGGATAARYLAKDSEGAIDVTLIDDSDQFTTCFFSNLYLGGFRDFASITHSYDKLQSDYGITKVTGMAVSVDRDARTVTMADGATIPYDRLVVSPGIDLIWDSVPGYSEEAAEIAPHAWKAGRQTQILKEKLDAIGDGQQIVMVAPPNPYRCPPGPYERVSMMAHVLKAKGVDAKIIIIDPKDKFSKQGLFQEGWEKHYPGMIEWYGPDVHGGIESVDVASGTVETGIDTFRGDLLNVIPAQKAGMIAAEAGLTNETGFCPIDAASMRSTVDENIFVIGDACIAGAMPKSGFSANSQAKVAAMNIRGDLIDAKVFPARYSNTCWSLIETDDGVKVGAQYAPQEGKIASISSFISQTGEDAATRKATYEESIGWYAGITADMFG, from the coding sequence ATGACCCAGTTTACAAGGCGCCGTTTCGGCCTAGTCGTCGGGGCAGGCGCGGCAACGCTTGCCATGCCGGCCTATCTCCGTGCACAGGGCAATCCGAAGGTGGTCGTGATAGGCGGCGGTGCCGGTGGCGCGACAGCGGCGCGGTACCTTGCCAAGGACTCCGAGGGGGCGATCGACGTGACGCTGATCGACGACTCCGATCAGTTCACCACGTGTTTCTTTTCCAATCTGTATCTTGGCGGATTCCGGGATTTCGCCTCGATCACCCATTCCTATGACAAGCTGCAATCCGACTACGGGATCACGAAGGTTACCGGCATGGCGGTTTCCGTCGACCGCGACGCGAGGACGGTGACGATGGCCGATGGCGCGACCATTCCATACGATAGGCTCGTGGTTTCTCCGGGTATCGACCTGATCTGGGATTCGGTGCCCGGATATTCCGAGGAGGCTGCCGAGATCGCGCCGCATGCATGGAAGGCGGGCCGGCAGACGCAAATCCTGAAGGAAAAGCTCGATGCGATCGGCGACGGCCAGCAGATCGTGATGGTCGCGCCCCCGAATCCCTATCGTTGTCCGCCGGGTCCGTACGAGCGCGTTTCCATGATGGCGCATGTGCTCAAGGCCAAGGGCGTGGACGCGAAGATCATCATCATCGATCCGAAGGACAAGTTCTCCAAGCAGGGGCTTTTCCAGGAAGGCTGGGAGAAGCACTACCCCGGCATGATCGAATGGTACGGGCCCGACGTTCATGGCGGCATCGAGAGCGTCGATGTGGCCTCGGGAACCGTGGAGACCGGGATCGATACTTTTCGGGGTGACCTGCTCAACGTCATCCCGGCACAGAAGGCCGGCATGATCGCCGCCGAGGCGGGTTTGACGAACGAGACCGGCTTCTGTCCGATAGATGCGGCTTCCATGCGATCGACCGTCGATGAAAACATCTTCGTCATCGGTGATGCTTGCATTGCCGGAGCAATGCCGAAATCGGGATTCTCGGCGAACAGCCAGGCAAAGGTCGCGGCAATGAACATTCGCGGCGACCTGATCGATGCGAAGGTCTTTCCGGCCCGGTATTCCAACACCTGCTGGAGCCTGATCGAGACGGATGACGGGGTGAAGGTCGGCGCGCAATATGCGCCGCAGGAAGGAAAGATCGCCTCGATATCCTCCTTCATCAGCCAGACCGGCGAGGATGCCGCGACCCGAAAGGCAACCTACGAGGAATCGATCGGCTGGTATGCGGGCATAACCGCGGACATGTTCGGCTGA
- the soxY gene encoding thiosulfate oxidation carrier protein SoxY has protein sequence MTLTRRSMLTLSVGAAIGAVAGMRTSPALATAEDAMAKVKEFAGGAEPATGTITLNAPEIAENGNTVPVSVSVESPMTEDDYVESVAIFADGNPSPDVITFNFTPMSGEASATTRMRLAKTQNVIAVAKTSTGQVFMDKKEVKVTIGGCGG, from the coding sequence ATGACACTTACACGGCGTTCGATGCTCACCTTGTCGGTGGGCGCAGCCATTGGCGCTGTCGCCGGCATGCGTACGAGCCCGGCCCTGGCTACCGCGGAAGATGCGATGGCCAAGGTCAAGGAGTTTGCGGGCGGTGCCGAGCCCGCGACAGGCACGATCACGTTGAACGCGCCGGAGATCGCGGAAAACGGCAACACCGTACCGGTTTCGGTGTCGGTTGAGAGCCCGATGACCGAGGACGACTACGTCGAATCGGTTGCCATTTTCGCGGACGGCAATCCCAGCCCGGATGTGATCACCTTCAATTTCACCCCGATGAGCGGCGAGGCCTCGGCAACGACGCGCATGCGGCTTGCCAAGACCCAGAACGTGATTGCGGTTGCGAAAACCAGCACGGGGCAGGTCTTCATGGACAAGAAGGAAGTCAAGGTGACCATCGGCGGCTGCGGCGGCTGA
- a CDS encoding c-type cytochrome gives MRMETGKRTFFRRLTSGVLGFCLAVFPIPFLPALAQDQVDPAGERLFSLCRNCHEVGEGARHKIGPHLDGIIGRVAGSMDGFRYSKAMREAGENGLVWDAETLDGYLAKPREFISGNRMSFRGMEDPEQRAVLIAWLATVSESVPGSLVDDADNGREAREARSFADIVLAMEGDPDYGEYLAGECVTCHQETGHADGIPSIVGLPREYFVKALFEYKTNVRRNEVMKLRVSKLANEEIAALAAYFSGLEPQ, from the coding sequence ATGCGCATGGAGACAGGAAAACGCACCTTCTTCCGTCGATTGACGAGCGGTGTGCTCGGCTTTTGCCTTGCGGTCTTCCCGATTCCTTTCCTCCCGGCGCTCGCCCAGGATCAGGTGGATCCTGCCGGCGAGCGTCTTTTTTCACTGTGCAGGAACTGCCACGAGGTCGGGGAGGGTGCCCGGCACAAGATCGGCCCGCATCTGGACGGGATCATCGGTCGGGTGGCCGGCTCCATGGACGGGTTCCGCTACTCGAAGGCCATGCGCGAGGCAGGTGAGAACGGCCTCGTCTGGGATGCGGAGACACTTGACGGCTACCTGGCAAAGCCGCGCGAATTCATCAGCGGCAACCGCATGTCGTTCCGCGGCATGGAGGATCCCGAACAACGGGCTGTCCTGATCGCCTGGCTGGCCACCGTATCGGAGAGCGTTCCGGGTTCGCTGGTCGATGACGCCGACAACGGGAGAGAGGCGCGTGAAGCGCGAAGCTTCGCCGACATCGTTCTGGCGATGGAGGGGGACCCGGACTATGGCGAGTATCTGGCAGGCGAGTGCGTGACCTGCCACCAGGAAACGGGTCATGCCGACGGCATACCGTCCATTGTCGGTTTGCCGAGGGAATACTTCGTCAAGGCGCTGTTCGAATACAAGACGAACGTGCGCCGCAACGAAGTCATGAAGTTGCGCGTCTCCAAACTGGCGAACGAGGAAATCGCGGCTCTGGCCGCATATTTCTCCGGATTGGAGCCGCAATAG
- a CDS encoding SoxW family protein, which yields MIAFAGVLLLALAGPAAAAEIGDDGLHKEDWFSITFKDVAEDIETAADEGKRLVLIFEQRGCIYCRAMHEQILSDPEVSDFIKANFKVVQYNMFGDEEVTDLDGDVLTEKTAARKWGYVFTPTIVFLPEEAPEGVSVAEAAVATMPGAFGKWTFLNMFRWVHEKGYEGDEHFQKYHARIINELREAGRLDAE from the coding sequence ATGATCGCATTTGCTGGTGTGCTGTTGCTGGCGCTTGCCGGCCCGGCTGCGGCCGCCGAGATCGGAGATGACGGCCTGCACAAGGAGGACTGGTTCTCCATTACATTCAAGGATGTTGCCGAGGACATCGAGACGGCAGCGGACGAGGGCAAGAGGCTTGTGCTGATCTTCGAGCAGCGCGGCTGTATCTACTGCCGTGCGATGCACGAACAGATTCTGTCCGATCCCGAAGTGTCGGATTTCATCAAGGCCAATTTCAAGGTCGTGCAGTACAACATGTTCGGCGACGAGGAGGTGACCGATCTTGACGGCGACGTGTTGACGGAGAAGACAGCGGCACGCAAATGGGGATATGTATTCACGCCCACTATCGTCTTCCTGCCGGAAGAGGCGCCCGAGGGTGTTTCCGTTGCGGAGGCGGCCGTGGCCACGATGCCGGGCGCGTTCGGGAAGTGGACCTTCCTGAACATGTTCCGCTGGGTGCATGAGAAAGGTTACGAGGGTGACGAGCATTTCCAGAAGTACCATGCCCGGATCATCAACGAGTTGCGCGAGGCCGGCCGCCTGGATGCCGAATGA
- the soxX gene encoding sulfur oxidation c-type cytochrome SoxX, with product MVFKTRTWLATGVAIMASSAVAFGEMAPGDVKIMDMKVSGSLTGVPGDPAEGRKVFADRKLGNCLACHAVSDQSDQQFHGEVGPELDGVADRWSVDELRAIVVNSKAIFSEQTIMPGFYTLDVGINVRKDLVGKTILTAQQVEDVVAYLATLKE from the coding sequence ATGGTATTCAAGACACGGACTTGGCTCGCGACCGGGGTTGCCATCATGGCGTCCTCGGCGGTCGCTTTCGGCGAAATGGCGCCGGGCGATGTCAAGATTATGGACATGAAGGTCAGCGGGTCGCTTACCGGCGTGCCGGGTGATCCGGCCGAGGGCCGCAAGGTTTTCGCCGACCGCAAGCTCGGAAACTGCCTGGCCTGTCATGCGGTCAGCGATCAAAGCGATCAGCAGTTCCATGGAGAGGTGGGGCCCGAGCTGGACGGAGTGGCGGATCGCTGGTCGGTCGACGAATTGCGCGCGATCGTGGTCAACTCGAAGGCGATCTTCTCCGAGCAGACGATCATGCCGGGCTTCTACACGCTCGATGTCGGCATCAACGTTCGCAAGGACCTGGTGGGCAAGACCATTCTGACCGCCCAGCAGGTCGAGGATGTCGTCGCGTATCTCGCGACGCTGAAGGAATGA
- the soxZ gene encoding thiosulfate oxidation carrier complex protein SoxZ, translating to MASVKPRVKVPKSASAGEVITIKTLISHPMESGQRKDSDGNPIPRQIINKFTCEFNGQVVFSCDIEPAVSANPYLEFTAKVNEAGTFKFTWVDDDGSVYTEEKEIALN from the coding sequence ATGGCATCGGTTAAACCACGCGTCAAAGTGCCGAAGTCCGCTTCTGCGGGCGAGGTCATCACGATCAAGACCCTGATCAGCCATCCGATGGAGTCGGGCCAGCGCAAGGATAGCGACGGAAACCCCATCCCGCGGCAGATCATCAACAAGTTCACCTGCGAGTTCAACGGTCAGGTGGTGTTCTCCTGCGACATCGAGCCGGCCGTATCCGCGAATCCGTATCTGGAATTCACGGCCAAGGTGAACGAGGCGGGCACGTTCAAGTTCACCTGGGTGGATGATGACGGGTCCGTTTACACGGAAGAGAAGGAAATCGCGCTGAACTGA
- the soxC gene encoding sulfite dehydrogenase, whose translation MYTIREERVSNKPKDNREGAVTSRRRFLQAGIAGGATLATAAMARAEGDPLITEVQDWNRYLGAGVDETPYGMPSEYEAHVVRRDVPWLTADPVSSVNFTPLHELDGIITPNGLCFERHHGGTAIIDPADHRLMINGLVDTPLVFTMQDLMRFPRENRVYFLECAANSGMEWRGSQLNGCQFTHGMVHCVVYTGVPLKHLLAEAGVKTSGKWVLAEGADASAMTRSIPMEKALDDCLVAFKMNGEALRPEQGYPVRLVVPGWEGNMWVKWLRRLEVGDQPWAQREETSKYTDLLANGKARRHTWVMDVKSVITSPSPQAPITHGRGQTVISGLAWSGYGTIKRVDVSLDGGRNWHEARIDGPSLPKALHRFYYDFNWDGSELLLQSRAIDERGYIQPTKNELRAARGENSIYHNNGIQTWYVQADGVVENVEVS comes from the coding sequence ATGTATACGATCCGGGAGGAACGTGTGAGCAACAAACCCAAGGACAACCGGGAAGGGGCGGTGACTTCGCGCCGTCGTTTCCTGCAGGCGGGCATCGCCGGCGGGGCGACGCTGGCGACGGCGGCCATGGCGCGCGCCGAAGGCGATCCGCTCATTACCGAAGTGCAGGACTGGAACCGCTATCTTGGCGCGGGCGTCGATGAAACGCCCTACGGAATGCCGTCGGAATACGAGGCGCATGTCGTGCGTCGCGATGTCCCGTGGCTGACTGCCGACCCGGTTTCGTCCGTCAACTTCACGCCGCTGCATGAACTCGATGGCATCATCACCCCGAACGGCCTGTGCTTCGAGCGGCACCACGGCGGCACCGCGATCATCGATCCTGCGGATCATCGCCTGATGATCAACGGGCTGGTGGATACGCCGCTCGTGTTCACCATGCAGGACCTGATGCGGTTCCCGCGCGAAAACCGGGTCTACTTCCTCGAATGCGCAGCGAATTCCGGCATGGAGTGGCGCGGTTCCCAGCTCAATGGCTGCCAGTTCACGCACGGCATGGTCCATTGTGTCGTCTATACCGGCGTGCCGCTGAAGCACTTGCTGGCCGAGGCCGGGGTCAAGACCAGCGGCAAGTGGGTGCTGGCCGAGGGGGCGGACGCGTCGGCGATGACGCGCTCCATCCCGATGGAAAAGGCCCTCGATGACTGCCTCGTCGCGTTCAAGATGAACGGAGAGGCATTGCGCCCTGAACAGGGCTATCCGGTCCGCCTCGTCGTGCCGGGCTGGGAAGGCAACATGTGGGTGAAGTGGCTGCGCCGCCTTGAGGTAGGGGACCAGCCTTGGGCGCAGCGCGAGGAAACGTCGAAGTACACGGATCTCCTCGCGAACGGAAAGGCACGCCGGCATACCTGGGTGATGGACGTCAAGTCCGTCATCACCAGCCCGAGCCCCCAGGCGCCTATCACCCACGGCCGCGGCCAGACGGTGATCTCCGGCCTTGCATGGTCCGGATACGGCACCATCAAGCGCGTCGACGTGTCGCTTGATGGCGGGCGCAACTGGCACGAGGCGCGTATCGACGGCCCCAGCCTGCCCAAGGCGCTTCACCGCTTCTACTACGATTTCAACTGGGACGGGTCGGAGCTGCTGCTCCAGTCGCGCGCGATAGATGAGCGCGGTTACATCCAGCCGACCAAGAACGAACTTCGCGCAGCACGCGGCGAGAACTCGATCTATCACAACAACGGCATCCAGACCTGGTATGTCCAAGCCGACGGAGTGGTTGAGAATGTTGAAGTATCTTAA